Proteins encoded in a region of the Deltaproteobacteria bacterium genome:
- a CDS encoding NAD(P) transhydrogenase subunit alpha: MAMGPLLIGLYVFILAMFVGFEVITKVPPTLHTPLMSGANAISGITIVGALAVAITPEASVSNLLGAAAIAFATINVVGGFLVTGRMLAMFGSKKK, translated from the coding sequence ATGGCGATGGGACCTCTCTTAATAGGTTTGTACGTTTTTATTCTAGCCATGTTTGTGGGCTTTGAGGTGATAACCAAAGTACCTCCCACTTTACACACTCCATTGATGAGTGGGGCGAACGCCATCAGTGGCATCACCATTGTTGGTGCTTTGGCGGTTGCCATTACACCTGAGGCCTCCGTGTCTAACCTTCTGGGTGCAGCAGCCATTGCTTTTGCAACGATTAATGTGGTCGGCGGCTTTCTTGTGACCGGTCGTATGCTGGCGATGTTTGGGAGTAAGAAAAAATGA
- a CDS encoding Re/Si-specific NAD(P)(+) transhydrogenase subunit alpha has translation MLTVFVPKEQVRGETRVAAIPETIKKLVKEGLAVRAEFDAGLSSSITNAMLEEAGAAIVPAGSEAAAWAESDVVLKVAPPTTEEAGRLKEGALLVGFISPHANLDVVKVLMERKVSTLAMELVPRISRAQSMDALSSQASIAGYKAVLIAAASLDKYFPLMMTAAGTVKPARIVVMGAGVAGLQAVATAKRLGAIVEVSDIRGAVKEQVESLGGKFIDLPMDESGDGEGGYAKEVTPDFLKKQQAIVAEHVKNADVVITTAAVPGRPAPKLVTEEMVKSMREGAVIVDLAVATGGNCVLSKPDENVVAHGVEIIGHSNLAASVPADASMLYSRNVLTLMKLLIAESAINLDLEDEIVAGALLTHEGVCRHERTAAALEGGN, from the coding sequence ATGTTAACGGTATTTGTTCCGAAAGAGCAGGTTCGGGGAGAGACCCGAGTCGCAGCCATTCCTGAAACTATAAAGAAGCTTGTCAAAGAGGGTTTAGCGGTTCGTGCAGAATTTGATGCGGGGCTCTCTTCAAGTATTACCAATGCGATGCTTGAAGAAGCGGGTGCGGCTATTGTTCCAGCGGGGAGCGAAGCTGCAGCTTGGGCCGAGTCTGACGTGGTGCTTAAAGTGGCGCCGCCCACGACTGAGGAAGCGGGCCGCCTTAAGGAAGGTGCGCTGCTTGTTGGTTTTATTTCGCCTCATGCCAATCTCGATGTGGTCAAGGTTTTGATGGAGCGCAAGGTGAGTACCTTGGCCATGGAACTCGTGCCGCGAATCAGCCGTGCACAAAGCATGGATGCGCTGAGTTCACAGGCATCGATCGCCGGTTATAAAGCGGTACTTATTGCTGCTGCATCTCTTGATAAGTACTTTCCATTGATGATGACTGCAGCGGGTACCGTCAAGCCAGCGCGCATTGTTGTGATGGGTGCGGGGGTGGCAGGATTACAAGCAGTTGCGACGGCCAAGCGATTGGGTGCAATTGTTGAAGTTTCCGACATTCGCGGCGCCGTAAAAGAACAAGTCGAATCCTTGGGTGGTAAGTTTATTGATTTGCCCATGGATGAAAGCGGGGATGGCGAGGGTGGCTATGCCAAAGAGGTCACGCCCGATTTTCTCAAAAAGCAACAGGCCATTGTAGCAGAGCATGTTAAGAATGCAGATGTTGTCATCACCACTGCCGCGGTTCCTGGTAGACCTGCTCCGAAGCTGGTTACTGAGGAGATGGTCAAAAGCATGCGCGAAGGTGCAGTCATCGTAGACCTTGCAGTTGCCACCGGAGGTAACTGCGTACTTTCAAAACCAGACGAGAATGTTGTGGCCCATGGCGTAGAAATCATCGGCCATTCCAACCTTGCGGCAAGTGTGCCCGCTGATGCGAGCATGCTTTACTCACGAAATGTTCTGACGCTGATGAAGCTCTTGATTGCCGAGTCGGCCATCAATCTTGATCTCGAAGATGAAATTGTTGCAGGTGCATTGCTGACTCATGAAGGTGTGTGCCGGCATGAGCGAACAGCGGCTGCTCTTGAAGGAGGCAACTGA